A window of Equus przewalskii isolate Varuska chromosome 6, EquPr2, whole genome shotgun sequence genomic DNA:
CCGCTGAGGTAGACTAGAAGAGGCAGCTGAGGGACCAATGTGAGCTTCAAGTGTCTGCAGGCTCAGGAGTGAAGAGTGAGAGTCAGGGACTCCCTTCTTTGAGCTAGCACCCCAAAGGAAAGTCTTTTAAGAATAGAGGAGACCTGGAAGCAAACCAATCATGGTATGGATTGCAGCCAGGTTTCCCATCACCTGGGAGGCCCAGAAAGAGCTTTTGTAACTACAGTGCAtactatcagacaaagtagactttaatgGAAAATCACACTCAGTGAAAACGAAGACAGTTTCATAAAGATAAAAGATTAAATGCATCAGGAAGGTATAAAAATTCTGAATGTGTGCTCAAAAGCCCATCACTTGAACTACaagcagaaacagagaaattCAAAATCACACTGGGTAATTTTAACATATATCACTCCATGATTGATAAAACAagaaggtaaaaaagaaatatcagtCAAAATAAGATTTGAACATGACTAACAAACTTGACCTATTAGGCACATTTAGAAAATGCGCTCAATTATTGTGAAACACACATTTATCTTTCAGCACAAACAGACCATGTACTAAGTTTGAACACAAGTGTTGTATAAggcaagtcttaataaatttcaaagaattaaaattttgcaGATTGTGTTCTCTGGCCACAATGCAACGATACTAGAAACCGGTAACAAAATCATGAACAAATATCCTCCATATATTTGGACATTAAGAAATGTGGTTGTATATAACTCAtggattaaataagaaatcttGATTgactttcttcaaatatatttctctgtATAGAATCTAGCAGAAATGAGgacaaaataaagaggaaaatgaagatgaatcgaaggggagagggcaaaatGAAGATTGGTTTTTCAATATATTAATGTGGAAGCCAATGAGTGTTCACTGCAAGTTTACTAACACATGGGTTGCACTctcaataattaatatttttcgcccagctttattgtgatataactGACTTTTCTTAATGCCCgataattattcatttaattttactaGCGCTTAATAACACAAATTTCtgcacatatataatttattaaattttcttctatatcCCAATATGTGAGATGTGTTCCCAATATTGCTGTTAAGTGTGTAATGTCACTCTGCCCATCTTACAGATGCCAAACTAAACTCAGAGAGTTAATTGATAAATGATAGGTAGTAAAACACAGGACAGAAGGatttaatacaaatttatttgaCTTAAAAGTGATTAACCACTTTGCTAGGAGAATTGAATGATGGAAGAGTCAGGATTTCTGTCATACTCAGTATTTTATTCCCTTTGAGTCATTCTAGAAGCCCATACCCAAGGCAGATGACAGAAccatgaaaaggaaaatgttccAGAGATGAGTTTCCTCAAGGCCCCCTTAATGTccctgttcctcaggctgtagatgaaggggttcaTCATGGAAGTGAACACAGTGTACATCACTGAGGCCACTGCCCTCCTCCTGGAGGGGAAATTAGCTGCAGAACTAAGGTAGACACCAACACAAGTCCCATAGAACAAGGAAACAACAGACAGGTGAGACCCACAGGTGGAAAAGGCTTTATATTTTCCATCAGTTGATGGGATTCTCAGGATGGAGGAGACAATTCGAGTATAAGAGAAAATTATCCCTGAGAGGGGACCAACACCCAACAAGCTAGTCACTAAATACACCAGGATGTTATTGATAAGAGTATCAGAACAGGCGAGTTTGAGGATCTCAGAGAGTTCGCAGAAGAAGTGGGGAATTTTCAAGTCTGTGCGGAAGGACAGATGGAACACCATCAGAGTGTGGAGCAAGGCATTCATAATGCTAatgaacaaagagagaagaatcaGGAGGCCACAGAGGGGGAGGTTCATGATGACTGTGTAATACAGAGggtggcagatggccacatagcggtcataagCCATCACGGTCAGAAGTAAATTGTCCATGCatataaaaaccataaaaaaatataCCTGAGTGAGGCAGCCTGTGTAGGTGATGGCTTTGTTCTCTGTCTGTATGTTCACCAGCATCTTGGGGACTATAGTGGAAGTGAAAGAGATGTCAACCAAGGAGAgttgggagaggaagaaatacatgggtgtgtggaggtgAGAGACAGAGCTGACAGCTAGGATGATAAGCAGGTTTCCAAGCACAGTGACCAAGTACATGGTCAGGAACAGCCCAAAGAGAAGGGGCTGTAGTTCTGGATCTTCTAAGAGACCAAGGAGGAGGAATTCTGGCACACTTGTCTGGTTTCCTGATTCCATGTTGTTGATGAGTCTGCTGGAAAGTAGAGACGTGAGTGAcaataaaacagacacacagacatcaCTTGTTTGACAGAAATCTTTCATCTATGCCTTCAGTTCTGTAATATTTAAATGTCTTCTATTCAGGTTCCtcttctcattccttccttccccaagtaATTTTTGGGTGACTTCTATGTAACATACATTTTTCtaatgctgaaattaaaaaatgaacacaatttttttttttaagagctatTATGCCTGCATGCCATTTTTAAATCTAGGATTAAATTCTAATAGTTTCTTCATAAAGCATCAAG
This region includes:
- the LOC103561867 gene encoding olfactory receptor 7G3-like is translated as MESGNQTSVPEFLLLGLLEDPELQPLLFGLFLTMYLVTVLGNLLIILAVSSVSHLHTPMYFFLSQLSLVDISFTSTIVPKMLVNIQTENKAITYTGCLTQVYFFMVFICMDNLLLTVMAYDRYVAICHPLYYTVIMNLPLCGLLILLSLFISIMNALLHTLMVFHLSFRTDLKIPHFFCELSEILKLACSDTLINNILVYLVTSLLGVGPLSGIIFSYTRIVSSILRIPSTDGKYKAFSTCGSHLSVVSLFYGTCVGVYLSSAANFPSRRRAVASVMYTVFTSMMNPFIYSLRNRDIKGALRKLISGTFSFSWFCHLPWVWASRMTQRE